The nucleotide window aagagtgtccgggggagggggggggaaagagtgtccgggggaggggggggggaaagagtgtccgggggagggggggggaaagagtgtccgggggagggggggggaaagagtgtccgggggagggggggggaaagagtgtccgggggaggggggggggaaagagtgtccgggggagggggggggaaagagtgtccgggggagggggggggaaagagtgtccgggggagggggggggggaaagagtgtccgggggagggggggggggaaagagtgtccggaggagtgggggggaagagtctccgggggagtggggggggaaagagtgtccaggggaggggggggggaaagagtgtccgggggagggggggggaaagagtgtccgggggaggggggggaaagagtgtccgggggagggggggggaaagagtgtccgggggagtggggggggaagagtgtccgggggggggggggggaagagtgtccggggggggggaacagggggggggggaagagtgtccgggggaggggaggggggaaagagtgtccgggggaggggagggggaaagagtgtccgggggagggggggggggaagagtgtccgggggagggggggggggaaagagtgtccgggggaggggggggaaagagtgtccgggggaggggaagaagagtgtccgggggagggggggggaaagagtgtccgggggagggggggggaagagtgtccgggggaggggggggggaaaagagtgtccaggggaggggggggggaaagagtgtccgggggaggggggggggaaagagtgtccgggggaggggggggaaagagtgtccgggggagggggggggaaagagtgtccgggggaggggggggggaaagagtgtccgggggagggggggggaaagagtgtccgggggaggggggggggaaagagtgtccgggggaggggggggggaaagagtgtccggggagggggggggaaagagtgtccgggggagggggggggggaaagagtgtccgggggagggggggggggaaagagtgtccggAGGANNNNNNNNNNNNNNNNNNNNNNNNNNNNNNNNNNNNNNNNNNNNNNNNNNNNNNNNNNNNNNNNNNNNNNNNNNNNNNNNNNNNNNNNNNNNNNNNNNNNNNNNNNNNNNNNNNNNNNNNNNNNNNNNNNNNNNNNNNNNNNNNNNNNNNNNNNNNNNNNNNNNNNNNNNNNNNNNNNNNNNNNNNNNNNNNNNNNNNNNGATTTCAACTCCAGCAGCCAACGAGTAGGACATCGGAGACTGGAGCGTGTTACGCgcaggataacacacaggctggaGCGTGTTATGCGCAGGATAACATACAGGCCACAGCATTTTACACGCACGATAACTAAAGGCCGGAGACGGTTATACACAGGCCGGAGCGTGTTACACACAGGACGACTCACAGGCCGGAGCGTGTTACACACAGGACGACTCACAGGCCGGAGCGTGTTACACACAGGACGACTCACAGGCCGGAGCGTGTTACACACAGGACGACTCACAGGCCGGAGCGTGTTACACACAGGACGACTCACAGGCCGGAGCGTGTTACACACAGGCCGGAGCGTGTTACACACAGGCCGGAGCGTGTTACACACAGGACGACTCACAGGCCGGAGCGTGTTACACACAGGACGACTCACAGGCCGGAGCGTGTTGCACACAGGACGACTCACAGGCTGGagcgtgttacacacaggatgacATTCTGGTTTGCTTGGCTTTCCATTCACGGTTCCCAGTCTGTGCTAGCAGCGTTGTATTGGCTGCTGCTTTGGGCCTGATGTAATTTGATAAGCAGCACAATGGGAATTTATTCTGGCGATTGGAAGCATGGTGGAATTGGTGAGCTTAGACATGGTGCAAATAAAACAGGGTCAGTGAAGGGACAGGCTGGTGCAGGGATCAGTGAAGGGACAGGCTGGTGCAGGGGTCAATCCTCTTTCCCCGCCCTGCAACCAAACAAGGGCCCCAACTGCAAAGTAGCTGCAGGTGCTGACAGTCCTGGTCTCCTCTGTCTGATTGTTAAATCTCGGCTCTTTTTCCTGACTCTTTACAGTGTTGGATGAATGATGGCGGAGATGCCAGTgagttcaccctcctcctccctcctccctcccatccTGTGGGCAGGGGCTTTCTGCTCATCTCTGTGCTGAGTGCTGTGGGAGAACAACAGGAGTGCAGGCAATTCCTGCGAAGGATTCGGGAAAGTGCAGGTCTCTTTCCCACTCATCGGTCCCAATGTTATAAACCTGCACGATACTGGTGACATTGTTCAAGTGCCAATTATAACCTCCCACCACATAAATCTTTCTCTCTAACACACAGCAGCCTGCCTCGGATTGGCCAGTCCGCATCGGACTGACGCTGGTCCACTGGTCAGTTTCGGGCATGTAATATTCAACAGCCAGGACATCGAAACAATGATCAACGTGATCCATGCGACCTCCCAACGCGTAAATCCGGCCATTAGCACTGACCATTGTGTGAAGGACCCGTGGCTCATTCATCGGTGTTTTGAATTGCCAAAGATCAGTTTCAGGACTGTAACAGTGAAGAGCTTTCTTATCTTCACTCGTGATCCCGTACCCCCCGGAGATGTAGAGCTTGCCCCCGTTCGATGTGCCCGCGTGTCCCCAGGTTCGGCGTTTCAGGGGACAAGTGTGAGTCCATTCGTTCTTTCGAGGGCAGTAGCGCTCGACTGTCGAGAGACTCCCTGAGCGATTCCGTCCTCCGGTGGCAAGCAGCAGTCCCTGCAGCACATTGAGCTGGAACTGAATGCGAGGCTCCTGCATGGCCTGAATCCGCAGCCAGTGGTTCAAGTGGGGGTCGTAGCGGAAACACATGTCGACAGCCCCTTCACCACTCCTGTACTGTAGGTGCTGGCCTCCCACTACATACACAAAGTTGTCCAAGACCGCGATGCAGGCATGACTGCATCCAACCTCCATCTCCGACAGCTCCTTGAACTGACGCACATTCCCGTCAGGGAGAACAAAAACTTTGCGGCTGACTGTCCGGTCATTATCAGTGTACGGCGTGCCACCAAAGGTGATGAGGGAGATGATATCTGAGCGAATGGCAGTGCGGGGAGTCTGCATCTCGTGCTGGCGGAATGGCAGGATCTGGTAGTTGAAGGCTTCGAGCAGGTAGTGGCGACACATGGCATCCTCCACCATGATGCCCACTTTCTGGACACTGTCCACCAGCTCAGTGGATTTCATCAGGGGGAAGCGAATGTGGCAGAGGACCAGACTGGCACCAACTCGCCGAGAATCATCGTGCTGCAACCACTTGATGGCAGTGCGGAACAGGTCGATCTCACTGCAGTTCTTCAGCTTGTTGCTCTTCAAGAAGAAGACGAGTCGATCGAGGGGAAGATGAAGGAAATCGTCCTCCTCTGCGATTTGCAGGAAATGAGCAAAGGTGAAGTTGTCCACTGACTCCTTCAGGGAGGAGAGGCTGAAGGTGGAAGCCATCTGCCCAATGTTGAGGCAAGTCTCCACACTCATGACCGACTTCAGGAACTGCTCACACAATTCGACCACAGGCACAATCTGAAGGAAGACAGCAGCTCCCAGCACATCCTCAATACAGTCCAGGTCCAGTGACACCTCAGCACTGTAGGCAAAATCAATGATGTGCTTCAGGCCCTTGGCAGACACACCCTTCAACTCAATGACATCCTGGCCTGCTTCCCGCATTCCCCCAGTGAACATTGCCCTAGGAATCAACCAAACAGATAGATTacctggtcatgatcacattgctgtttgtgggatcctgttgtgcgcaagttggctgccgcatttcccacagtacaacagtgactacacttcaaaagtactcactggctgtaaagctctttgggaagtcctgaagatgtgataacacaagtgagaaccaggcagaatatagaaagttcagaggggaagtgaaaaaggaaataagaggggcagagagtgagtatgagaatagactggtggccaacataaaagggaatccaaaagtcttccacaggcatgtaaacagtaaacgggtagtaagaggaggggtggggcctattaaagaccacaaaggagatcaactcatggaggcagaggggatggccgaggtactaaatgagaactttgcatctgtctttaccaaggatgaagatgctgccagagtctcagtaaaggaagatatagttgagatactggatgagctaaaaattgataaagaagaggtactagaaaggctggctgtacttaaagtaggtaagtcacccggttcggatgggatgcatcttacgttgctgaggggagtaaaggtagaaattgcggaggtactggccataatctttcaaacatcctaaccctaacccttgttcaaaaaagggtgtaaggataaacccagcaactataggccagacagtttaacctcagtggtggggggacttttagaaacgataatccagggcagaattaactgtcacttggacgagtatagattgattagggaaagccagcatggatttgttaaagacaaatcgtgtttaactaatctgatagagttttttgatgaggtaacagagagggttgatgagggcaatgcagct belongs to Heptranchias perlo isolate sHepPer1 chromosome 29, sHepPer1.hap1, whole genome shotgun sequence and includes:
- the klhl26 gene encoding kelch-like protein 26 isoform X3 translates to MAESGGGGGDFPAERRSRAMFTGGMREAGQDVIELKGVSAKGLKHIIDFAYSAEVSLDLDCIEDVLGAAVFLQIVPVVELCEQFLKSVMSVETCLNIGQMASTFSLSSLKESVDNFTFAHFLQIAEEDDFLHLPLDRLVFFLKSNKLKNCSEIDLFRTAIKWLQHDDSRRVGASLVLCHIRFPLMKSTELVDSVQKVGIMVEDAMCRHYLLEAFNYQILPFRQHEMQTPRTAIRSDIISLITFGGTPYTDNDRTVSRKVFVLPDGNVRQFKELSEMEVGCSHACIAVLDNFVYVVGGQHLQYRSGEGAVDMCFRYDPHLNHWLRIQAMQEPRIQFQLNVLQGLLLATGGRNRSGSLSTVERYCPRKNEWTHTCPLKRRTWGHAGTSNGGKLYISGGYGITSEDKKALHCYSPETDLWQFKTPMNEPRVLHTMVSANGRIYALGGRMDHVDHCFDVLAVEYYMPETDQWTSVSPMRTGQSEAGCCVLERKIYVVGGYNWHLNNVTSIVQVYNIGTDEWERDLHFPESFAGIACTPVVLPQHSAQR
- the klhl26 gene encoding kelch-like protein 26 isoform X1, giving the protein MAESGGGGGDFPAERRSSMADKNSVLRHTFSAPGHSTTLLQGLSALRAQHQLLDVALMVNAVIFRVHRAVLAACSDYFRAMFTGGMREAGQDVIELKGVSAKGLKHIIDFAYSAEVSLDLDCIEDVLGAAVFLQIVPVVELCEQFLKSVMSVETCLNIGQMASTFSLSSLKESVDNFTFAHFLQIAEEDDFLHLPLDRLVFFLKSNKLKNCSEIDLFRTAIKWLQHDDSRRVGASLVLCHIRFPLMKSTELVDSVQKVGIMVEDAMCRHYLLEAFNYQILPFRQHEMQTPRTAIRSDIISLITFGGTPYTDNDRTVSRKVFVLPDGNVRQFKELSEMEVGCSHACIAVLDNFVYVVGGQHLQYRSGEGAVDMCFRYDPHLNHWLRIQAMQEPRIQFQLNVLQGLLLATGGRNRSGSLSTVERYCPRKNEWTHTCPLKRRTWGHAGTSNGGKLYISGGYGITSEDKKALHCYSPETDLWQFKTPMNEPRVLHTMVSANGRIYALGGRMDHVDHCFDVLAVEYYMPETDQWTSVSPMRTGQSEAGCCVLERKIYVVGGYNWHLNNVTSIVQVYNIGTDEWERDLHFPESFAGIACTPVVLPQHSAQR
- the klhl26 gene encoding kelch-like protein 26 isoform X2 encodes the protein MAESGGGGGDFPAERRSSMADKNSVLRHTFSAPGHSTTLLQGLSALRAQHQLLDVALMVNAVIFRVHRAVLAACSDYFRAEVSLDLDCIEDVLGAAVFLQIVPVVELCEQFLKSVMSVETCLNIGQMASTFSLSSLKESVDNFTFAHFLQIAEEDDFLHLPLDRLVFFLKSNKLKNCSEIDLFRTAIKWLQHDDSRRVGASLVLCHIRFPLMKSTELVDSVQKVGIMVEDAMCRHYLLEAFNYQILPFRQHEMQTPRTAIRSDIISLITFGGTPYTDNDRTVSRKVFVLPDGNVRQFKELSEMEVGCSHACIAVLDNFVYVVGGQHLQYRSGEGAVDMCFRYDPHLNHWLRIQAMQEPRIQFQLNVLQGLLLATGGRNRSGSLSTVERYCPRKNEWTHTCPLKRRTWGHAGTSNGGKLYISGGYGITSEDKKALHCYSPETDLWQFKTPMNEPRVLHTMVSANGRIYALGGRMDHVDHCFDVLAVEYYMPETDQWTSVSPMRTGQSEAGCCVLERKIYVVGGYNWHLNNVTSIVQVYNIGTDEWERDLHFPESFAGIACTPVVLPQHSAQR